A single Deltaproteobacteria bacterium DNA region contains:
- the moaC gene encoding cyclic pyranopterin monophosphate synthase MoaC, producing MGDFSHLSQDGNARMVDIGAKAITARKALVGGCVSISKDCRAALKAESIREIITTARIAGIQASKQCSMLIPLCHQIALNKVEIEIVLDPNKLQFSLSVQAHSAGSTGVEMEALTAASIAGLTIYDMIKAVDPAATVGPFRLLHKSGGKHGEWSRDD from the coding sequence ATGGGTGATTTTTCACATTTGAGTCAGGACGGCAACGCCAGGATGGTCGATATCGGTGCTAAGGCTATCACCGCACGGAAGGCCCTAGTCGGCGGATGCGTCTCGATCTCGAAGGATTGTCGTGCTGCTCTCAAAGCAGAGAGCATCCGTGAGATCATAACAACGGCCCGAATTGCGGGGATTCAAGCTAGTAAGCAATGCTCCATGCTTATCCCCTTATGCCACCAAATCGCTCTTAACAAAGTCGAAATCGAGATCGTCTTGGATCCGAACAAACTTCAGTTCTCATTATCAGTTCAGGCCCACTCTGCTGGAAGCACTGGGGTCGAAATGGAAGCTCTTACTGCAGCATCTATTGCAGGTCTTACCATTTATGACATGATCAAGGCTGTCGATCCGGCCGCAACGGTGGGACCATTCCGTCTGTTGCACAAGTCGGGAGGTAAACATGGTGAGTGGAGCCGGGATGACTGA
- a CDS encoding MogA/MoaB family molybdenum cofactor biosynthesis protein — protein sequence MVSGAGMTESRTSKVLVSSDRAADGIYGDLSGPAAANWLELHGYRVEGIQIVADDRLELGRAIEIACSGEIDLLVISGGTGLGSRDITPQTLDAIADYSIPGFGELLRRESLRYSLNAYLSRCGGWVKNRVLVLALPGNPKAVCEQLDILSDLLPHALKSLGDACKDRRAPVDVHD from the coding sequence ATGGTGAGTGGAGCCGGGATGACTGAATCACGTACTTCGAAAGTGCTAGTTAGCTCCGATCGTGCCGCTGATGGTATCTACGGGGATCTTAGTGGGCCGGCTGCAGCTAACTGGCTGGAATTGCATGGCTATAGAGTAGAAGGTATCCAGATTGTCGCAGACGATCGCCTTGAATTAGGTAGAGCTATCGAGATTGCGTGCTCTGGTGAGATCGATCTTCTAGTGATTTCTGGCGGTACAGGCCTTGGTAGCCGCGACATCACCCCACAAACCCTTGATGCGATTGCAGATTACTCCATTCCTGGCTTTGGAGAGCTACTACGTCGGGAAAGCTTACGCTATTCACTTAATGCCTATTTGAGCCGCTGTGGAGGGTGGGTCAAAAATCGCGTCCTCGTGCTCGCGCTACCAGGAAATCCCAAAGCGGTATGTGAGCAATTAGATATACTGAGCGATCTCCTTCCGCATGCTCTAAAGAGCCTAGGGGATGCTTGTAAAGATCGTCGCGCCCCGGTGGATGTGCATGATTAG
- a CDS encoding molybdopterin molybdotransferase MoeA, giving the protein MLVKIVAPRWMCMISYERALEIIATLPRSSQLGSVQLEHALGRILATDLAARIPSPPFCNSAMDGYVCRWDELVSTPLKVSGLLKAQANPSVSWTSPRESGTCFRITTGSPVPPWADTVVPHEGVKVRSDGRIELNGQLKPGDNIRRAGEDLTEGEQIIASGTLLDPERIMLAAAFGHETLLTFEPPKIIVATSGDEIVSPGSQLPFGAMFNSNRYFLQASLQKLGLSCASEPIHLRDELSVAVKRMKEELGNSSGSTMTITTGAVSAGDTDFIPELVRTLGFKILFHKVAVRPGKPVMLAIRDQHVWLGLPGNPLATCTGWYYFGRPVLTAISGLAPTKKQIVQCSTDLTKPESLRCFYRGILNADGLKISPKQGSAHFSASIDNNAYVELPAGYSTIQAGTKLLALTP; this is encoded by the coding sequence ATGCTTGTAAAGATCGTCGCGCCCCGGTGGATGTGCATGATTAGTTACGAGCGAGCGCTTGAAATCATTGCAACTCTGCCCCGCAGCAGCCAACTTGGCTCCGTGCAGCTTGAGCATGCTTTGGGTCGTATATTAGCGACTGATTTAGCTGCTCGCATACCATCCCCCCCCTTCTGTAATAGCGCCATGGATGGATATGTCTGCCGGTGGGATGAATTAGTTAGTACCCCACTCAAAGTGTCGGGCTTATTAAAGGCCCAAGCAAACCCCTCTGTCTCATGGACTTCACCCCGCGAATCCGGCACCTGCTTCCGCATAACCACAGGAAGTCCGGTTCCCCCATGGGCCGATACCGTTGTACCTCACGAGGGAGTGAAAGTCAGAAGCGACGGTCGTATTGAGCTCAACGGTCAACTTAAACCAGGGGATAACATTCGTCGTGCAGGAGAGGATCTGACTGAAGGTGAGCAAATAATTGCCAGCGGGACTCTGCTCGATCCCGAGCGAATCATGCTGGCTGCAGCCTTTGGTCATGAAACTTTGCTAACGTTTGAGCCACCGAAAATTATCGTCGCCACCAGCGGGGATGAGATTGTAAGCCCTGGATCTCAATTACCCTTCGGCGCCATGTTCAACTCCAATCGGTATTTTTTGCAGGCATCCCTCCAAAAATTAGGTCTGAGTTGCGCCAGTGAACCAATTCACTTGCGAGATGAACTCTCGGTTGCGGTAAAGCGAATGAAGGAAGAGTTAGGGAATTCATCTGGCTCGACTATGACAATAACTACCGGGGCGGTATCGGCCGGCGACACAGACTTCATACCCGAACTTGTCAGGACTTTGGGGTTTAAAATCCTTTTCCACAAAGTTGCTGTAAGACCTGGAAAGCCGGTGATGCTTGCAATACGCGATCAACATGTATGGCTAGGTTTACCAGGAAATCCCCTGGCTACTTGCACTGGTTGGTACTATTTTGGACGACCAGTGCTCACCGCAATAAGCGGTCTGGCACCTACAAAGAAGCAAATTGTGCAGTGTTCAACCGACCTAACTAAGCCTGAAAGCTTGCGTTGCTTTTATCGTGGCATTTTAAATGCCGACGGCCTGAAAATCTCACCCAAGCAGGGAAGCGCTCACTTCTCAGCTTCGATTGATAACAATGCTTATGTGGAGCTACCAGCGGGTTACTCCACAATCCAAGCCGGGACCAAGCTCCTGGCGCTAACACCATAA